In Carassius carassius chromosome 27, fCarCar2.1, whole genome shotgun sequence, the sequence TGAAGAAGAGCAAGAAGGAGAGAAACATAGGGAAAGAAAAGATGACAAACAACAGGATGCAGTGGAAGAAGAAGCAAGAGAGCAAGAAATTGTTGCTGAATTATTACAGATAAAAGAGGAGGATAAAAAGGAGGAAGATGAAAGGTCAAAAGAAGTGGAGGCTTTATGGTTATCTGAAGAAAGCCAGCTAGCTGCGCTGAACTCATCTGGCCAGACAGATGAAAGCATTACAGTCACACCAGAAAGGTATGTCCTGGATAATCAGATGCGAATTTGGTTAAAAGAAATAGTTAATATGCTACTACTAAAACATTTTGGGACTGAAAGACTGATTCTCacaaaggctgcgtttatttgatcaaaatacagtaaaaacagtaatcttgtgtgtactattattacaattgaactttttctgtttgtatatattttaaaatgtcatgtattcctatgatggcaaagctaaatgtgcagaaatcattctaatatgccgatttgctgctcgatattcaaaatacaacaatatTCAAAAAACGAtggatttatataattaattatatttgaaaatataataagatactaagataatatatattttatattgcctctcttttaatttatatattcatgTAGCTGTGAGGAGAATCTGGAAACAACTTTCAGCCCTAAGAGGCATGTTACTGACGAGAATCTGACAGATGAACTTAAAAAAAGCCGAGTGGAGGAGgcgctggaggaggaggaggagaaggaattGAAGGAGGAAGAGGAAGCAGGACTTGAAGCTGCAGAGGCGGGACCAGATATACCAGAGGAGGGGACAGAAGAGGAGAGGAAAGATGCAGAGCCAGTAACTGATGAATATGTCATTGGTAAGAAAATAGTCTAAGAAACACTGCAAATCTATTTCCCTTTTTGTAATTACATTTGCTATCTTTTCTTCAGATTCTTCCCCTCCTCCACCTGCACCATTTGAGCACCGTCTAGTGACAACCAAGACCCACCAGATTACAAGTTACTACACTATCAATAAAGAGGAAGTACTTGGAGGGTGAGTTAGTATTAATGTTGCatcatattatattacatttgtttacatCAAAGGCACTTTTAAAGAAAGATACCTGTGACTTTAAACCCATTAACCCATTAAACACAAGATTGCTAAGCATTTTAATAGCTTACAGGACACATGATACACAAGGGCATGAAAGtgacagacaggtgtgtgtgtggatggatgGGGAAAGATACTGAGAGAGTAATAAGACATGCTGAATATTTTTAGCCCTTAGTGAAAGTAAATACCTAGAGACAAGAGGAGATTACAGTACATTTCCTTTgcggtattaaaaaaaaacatgggaatTTTAAGATTCCAAACTTtgtgatttaaatgtgttttttattttattgtcttaGAGGACGCTTTGGCATGGTGCACAAATGTGAAGAGAAATCTTCTGGCCTGATATTAGCAGCCAAGATCATTAAAGCCAGGAGTCAGAAGGAGAAGGTAAATGGCTGTGGCCGTTTTAAGAcatcattattgttgttttttaaatcatCCAATTCAGTTATGGATCACTTGGTGACCCACAACAGTGATATTTTTTAGTATTATagtgttgtttaatgttttgaatcagcttttatttttggtattatcagttttaattttaatttaagttttagtaatgtgGTTAtgtggctttttaaaaaaaatttatttcagttttagtaatttccttattttctagtttttttattcttctaatatttatattgtatttttatttcagcatttttaatttttataatgttatttgttTGAACAATTTGGATaggttttaatttagtttagtatattttcagtttattttaacaCTGGTTCTcgaaccactgctttaaaaagATAAATGTATTGTAACGAATCACTGATTTTCATACAAGTTTGTGTTGTCAGGAGGTAGTAAAGTGTGAGATTGAAGTGATGAACCAGTTGAATCATGCCAATCTGATCCAGCTCTATGCCGCCTTTGAATCTCGACATGAAATCATTCTAGTGATGGAGTAGTAAGTTACATcgaaaaacacatttcacacaaGACATTCACTCTCACTAACTGAATCTCATTCATGCTTTgtttctgtgtgtatttgtgtacccTCGGTACCCTCTAGTGTTGATGGTGGAGAGCTGTTTGACCGGATCATAGATGAGAACTACAAGCTGACTGAGTTGGACACAGTGCTGTTCATCAGACAGATCAGTGAAGGGCTTCAGTACATGCACAAGATGTACATATTACACCTTGACCTAAAGGTACCAAACACATTCttgttaataatatgcattttatCAGCTGCATAAAAAAGAACAAGAAGTTT encodes:
- the mylk4b gene encoding myosin light chain kinase family member 4 isoform X3, which gives rise to MEGEESRVKGLGMGQLAFFGHLERVERMRCYWELKHVQLKTLEQFREKDGKEKSKVYQKGLKTQKKKKPLDESDLVNAGFEEVQKLNQQNNQLSQCTAETAVSTAAHLDLIEEEQEGEKHRERKDDKQQDAVEEEAREQEIVAELLQIKEEDKKEEDERSKEVEALWLSEESQLAALNSSGQTDESITVTPESCEENLETTFSPKRHVTDENLTDELKKSRVEEALEEEEEKELKEEEEAGLEAAEAGPDIPEEGTEEERKDAEPVTDEYVIDSSPPPPAPFEHRLVTTKTHQITSYYTINKEEVLGGGRFGMVHKCEEKSSGLILAAKIIKARSQKEKEVVKCEIEVMNQLNHANLIQLYAAFESRHEIILVMEYVDGGELFDRIIDENYKLTELDTVLFIRQISEGLQYMHKMYILHLDLKPENILCVSRQTNKVKIIDFGLARRYKPREKLRVNFGTPEFLAPEVINYEFVSFPTDMWSLGVITYMLLSGLSPFLGEDDNETLNNILACQWSFEEAEFADISEEAKDFISRLLVKSKSWRMSASQSLKHPWLSDRALHYRLHHKKNKCHSSHGPPPEG
- the mylk4b gene encoding myosin light chain kinase family member 4 isoform X2 encodes the protein MENFLQDKDLWIVGSVCLVASILWRRFWNLFTYKRKRDSSPESASIDIQFREKDGKEKSKVYQKGLKTQKKKKPLDESDLVNAGFEEVQKLNQQNNQLSQCTAETAVSTAAHLDLIEEEQEGEKHRERKDDKQQDAVEEEAREQEIVAELLQIKEEDKKEEDERSKEVEALWLSEESQLAALNSSGQTDESITVTPESCEENLETTFSPKRHVTDENLTDELKKSRVEEALEEEEEKELKEEEEAGLEAAEAGPDIPEEGTEEERKDAEPVTDEYVIDSSPPPPAPFEHRLVTTKTHQITSYYTINKEEVLGGGRFGMVHKCEEKSSGLILAAKIIKARSQKEKEVVKCEIEVMNQLNHANLIQLYAAFESRHEIILVMEYVDGGELFDRIIDENYKLTELDTVLFIRQISEGLQYMHKMYILHLDLKPENILCVSRQTNKVKIIDFGLARRYKPREKLRVNFGTPEFLAPEVINYEFVSFPTDMWSLGVITYMLLSGLSPFLGEDDNETLNNILACQWSFEEAEFADISEEAKDFISRLLVKSKSWRMSASQSLKHPWLSDRALHYRLHHKKNKCHSSHGPPPEG